Proteins encoded within one genomic window of Cyanobacterium stanieri LEGE 03274:
- the purC gene encoding phosphoribosylaminoimidazolesuccinocarboxamide synthase, which translates to MTTKEKLYEGKAKIIYPTDDERVYLTYYKDSATAFNAQKKGTITDKGKVNCAIASALLTYLEKKGIPTHFIEKVSEREMLVKAVKIIPLEVVIRNIAAGSLCRETGLPEGQILPQPLVEFYLKDDALQDPLLTPDRLALLNIATNEQIKQLQTLAKTINQHLIEFFKSCQITLVDFKLEFGLDHQNNILLADEISPDTCRLWDTQEQDKEKRVMDKDRFRKDLGEVESAYQKVLTRVLNQIEKLENS; encoded by the coding sequence ATGACAACCAAAGAAAAACTGTACGAAGGCAAAGCAAAAATTATATATCCTACCGATGATGAACGGGTTTACCTAACCTATTATAAAGATTCGGCTACTGCCTTTAATGCCCAAAAAAAAGGTACGATTACCGATAAAGGAAAGGTTAACTGTGCGATCGCCTCTGCCTTGTTAACCTACCTCGAAAAAAAAGGCATCCCTACCCACTTCATCGAAAAAGTATCCGAGCGGGAAATGCTAGTTAAAGCAGTGAAAATAATTCCCCTCGAAGTAGTAATAAGAAACATCGCCGCCGGGAGTTTATGTAGAGAAACAGGATTACCCGAAGGACAAATATTACCCCAACCCCTAGTAGAATTTTACCTCAAAGACGATGCCCTACAAGATCCTTTACTAACCCCCGATAGATTAGCACTATTAAATATTGCCACCAACGAGCAAATTAAACAACTACAAACCCTTGCCAAAACCATTAATCAACACCTCATCGAATTTTTTAAGAGTTGTCAAATTACCCTCGTTGATTTTAAACTCGAATTTGGCTTAGATCATCAAAATAATATTTTACTCGCCGATGAAATAAGCCCTGATACCTGTCGCTTATGGGATACTCAGGAACAAGATAAAGAAAAAAGAGTCATGGATAAAGATCGATTTAGGAAAGACTTAGGAGAGGTGGAATCAGCCTATCAAAAAGTATTAACTAGAGTCCTAAATCAAATTGAAAAACTCGAAAATAGCTAG